A single window of Leptospira neocaledonica DNA harbors:
- a CDS encoding phasin-related domain-containing protein gives MEKSLMDILNAGIALFQSGEDKLKQSLSDLDHAYQDLKSKGAQNQSEQANRLRDLIQKTVGDAQDKLLNANESSKVVINQLKENFEKISAQIDESLPEEFKAKAKSAIEELKKLTKK, from the coding sequence ATGGAAAAATCTCTAATGGACATCCTAAACGCCGGAATCGCATTATTTCAATCCGGAGAAGATAAACTAAAACAAAGCCTTTCCGATCTGGACCATGCCTACCAGGACCTCAAGAGCAAGGGAGCCCAGAACCAATCGGAACAAGCAAATAGGCTTAGGGACCTGATCCAGAAAACTGTGGGCGACGCTCAGGATAAACTGCTGAACGCAAACGAAAGTTCCAAAGTAGTGATCAACCAGCTCAAAGAGAATTTCGAAAAAATTTCGGCACAAATCGATGAGTCTCTGCCGGAAGAATTTAAAGCAAAGGCTAAGTCAGCTATAGAAGAGCTGAAAAAGCTCACTAAAAAATAG
- a CDS encoding response regulator: MNKGYIICVDDEVSVLETLQEQLHNEFGKTHEIETARSAEEALALLDEIQGSGYVIEVIITDQVMPGMKGADFLESVHKRSPDSIKILLTGQAGLDSAIHAINFGGLSRYVEKPWNIEDLTRDIRSLIEKFRQNLENQHLVNELNRRIKELEEENRKLQQTGE, translated from the coding sequence ATGAATAAAGGTTATATCATTTGTGTCGATGATGAAGTGTCGGTACTGGAAACTCTCCAGGAACAGCTTCACAACGAGTTCGGAAAAACTCATGAGATCGAAACCGCAAGAAGCGCCGAGGAGGCACTTGCCTTATTGGATGAAATCCAAGGTTCCGGTTATGTGATCGAAGTTATCATTACGGACCAGGTGATGCCCGGTATGAAAGGAGCCGATTTTCTGGAATCGGTCCACAAACGGTCTCCGGATTCGATCAAAATTCTGCTCACCGGTCAGGCCGGTTTGGATTCTGCCATCCACGCGATAAATTTCGGGGGATTGAGCAGATACGTGGAAAAACCATGGAACATAGAGGATCTAACCAGAGACATTCGATCTTTGATCGAAAAGTTCCGACAGAACCTGGAGAATCAACATTTAGTCAATGAGCTTAACAGAAGAATTAAGGAACTCGAAGAAGAAAACCGCAAACTACAGCAAACAGGCGAATAA
- a CDS encoding 6-hydroxymethylpterin diphosphokinase MptE-like protein has product MKEENSSFHLHSTQNPIKEGERISLSIPSPLQKDEFLVIIGVGCGYHTISYLKSVEDTTKILLLEPFSELEALVGAELKEKLGGVPIYYGWEKFEKLNRSDWMPSSTKNLRIFIHPNYSRRYPELSDRILSFFSKKESVSQNKLAKQEFGRLWVRNFFKHMKKSSENPNLYRILGRSITPKSGRIGCFVGASPNLESEIDWIRKNREKFFLLSSDTALGYLLENDIQPHGVLSIDSGLGTFYHFPENVPENIPIFTWFGGACRIFDLKNPKIIYLSTHPLDQILGAKFYPRAPILENPSLNVAGLAISLLRTLGAESVLLKGFGFERDAGKTHCRSTGYERYDRFFIDRRRSLYNSRYTPESRWKTRTSVLEILQKWSPIPILSEIDSKQETFSGWENSLENYPSSFPGSGQEWRKLCSGISELPSEIHVLLPRETKLLDPIT; this is encoded by the coding sequence TTGAAGGAGGAAAATTCCTCCTTTCATCTACATTCCACACAAAATCCAATCAAAGAGGGAGAGAGAATCTCCCTTTCTATTCCTTCCCCCCTACAAAAAGACGAATTCCTGGTGATCATCGGGGTTGGCTGCGGGTATCATACGATTTCTTATTTGAAATCTGTCGAAGATACGACAAAAATCCTACTGCTTGAACCATTTTCCGAACTAGAAGCCCTAGTTGGGGCCGAACTAAAGGAAAAATTAGGTGGGGTCCCTATCTATTACGGCTGGGAGAAGTTTGAGAAATTAAATAGATCCGACTGGATGCCTTCTTCCACCAAGAATCTGCGAATTTTCATTCATCCGAATTATTCTAGACGTTATCCTGAATTGAGCGATAGGATCCTCTCCTTTTTCTCAAAAAAAGAATCCGTTTCTCAAAACAAACTCGCGAAGCAGGAATTCGGAAGACTCTGGGTCAGAAACTTCTTCAAACATATGAAAAAATCTTCTGAAAATCCGAATTTGTATCGTATATTGGGCCGTTCTATCACTCCAAAGTCCGGAAGGATCGGATGTTTTGTAGGAGCTTCGCCAAATCTAGAATCGGAGATCGATTGGATTCGAAAGAATCGAGAAAAATTCTTCCTACTGAGTTCAGACACTGCACTTGGATATTTATTAGAAAATGATATCCAACCTCATGGAGTACTATCTATAGACAGTGGGCTTGGTACTTTCTATCATTTTCCGGAGAATGTTCCGGAGAATATTCCAATCTTCACTTGGTTTGGCGGAGCTTGTCGGATCTTCGACCTGAAAAACCCCAAAATCATCTATCTTTCCACCCACCCATTGGACCAGATCCTAGGAGCCAAATTTTATCCGAGGGCACCGATATTGGAAAACCCTAGTCTGAATGTAGCTGGTCTCGCGATCTCTCTACTCAGAACCTTAGGTGCAGAATCCGTTCTATTAAAAGGATTCGGGTTCGAGAGAGATGCAGGAAAAACTCACTGCAGGTCTACTGGTTACGAAAGATACGATAGATTTTTCATCGATCGTAGAAGAAGCTTATACAATTCGAGATATACGCCTGAATCTCGATGGAAAACAAGAACGAGTGTCCTAGAAATATTACAAAAATGGAGTCCTATCCCGATTCTTTCCGAAATCGATTCGAAACAAGAGACGTTCTCCGGCTGGGAAAATTCTCTAGAAAACTACCCTTCTTCTTTTCCCGGCTCTGGACAAGAATGGAGAAAGCTTTGTTCTGGAATTTCGGAACTTCCGAGTGAGATCCATGTCCTTCTCCCCAGAGAAACCAAACTCTTGGATCCGATAACCTAA
- a CDS encoding PAS domain S-box protein, whose amino-acid sequence MIQTVEKIFREYFPIPEERKKTILLVEDEAIIALSETQRLKKNGFRVISASSADEAVQIATNDYTIDLVLMDIDLGREEDGTDAAVRILKTRDIPIVFLSSHTEPEIVDKTEKITSYGYVVKNSGETVLIASIKMAFKLYESHLRLKRSEESLKENQELLKATLRSIGDGVISTDELGNITDMNYVAETLTGWTRSEAIGEPIERVFRIVNARTKRRMRNSLDILTPKEKNMGLENQVLLISKSGSEHRVAESSAPILSEKGYTIGSVLVFRDISKEYSLLENIKESESRFKIVANAAPVMIWVSGLDKKCNWFNQTWLNFTGRTMEQELGDGWAEGVHPNDLEECIQIYSSHFDERQPFSMTYRIKNKNGDWRWIQDNGLPITNESGIFTGFIGSCVDITEAKEALETLAKDLHEREYLYKELQHRVKNSMSMISSIVEIEASRSSDAKLENTLENLVNRIHSVGNLYEMLYTSDNSHSVRLDRYIQKITENLLNAFQEKTNGIALQLDLKDLEIDVKSAIPLGLILNELVTNIFKYAFPKKQEGKISIRLFKEDSWVTLVVSDNGVPFPKGFRMDYSPGLGLQLVNMLVDQLKGNIQWKLNGEKEVSIRFCNKEEHSDQFSFVKS is encoded by the coding sequence ATGATCCAAACAGTAGAGAAAATTTTTAGAGAATACTTCCCCATCCCGGAAGAAAGAAAGAAAACCATTCTTCTTGTAGAAGATGAAGCCATCATTGCACTCTCCGAAACTCAAAGATTAAAAAAGAATGGGTTCAGAGTGATCTCCGCTTCTTCCGCGGATGAAGCAGTTCAAATAGCGACTAACGATTATACGATCGATTTAGTTCTCATGGATATAGATCTAGGAAGAGAAGAAGACGGCACGGATGCCGCCGTCCGCATCCTAAAAACAAGGGACATCCCTATCGTATTCCTTTCCAGTCATACTGAACCGGAGATTGTAGACAAAACGGAAAAGATCACTTCTTACGGTTACGTGGTAAAAAATTCAGGAGAAACTGTTCTTATAGCTTCTATCAAGATGGCTTTCAAATTGTATGAGTCTCATCTTCGCCTAAAAAGAAGCGAAGAATCCTTAAAAGAAAACCAAGAACTTCTGAAAGCAACTTTAAGATCCATAGGAGACGGAGTTATTTCTACCGATGAGTTAGGCAATATTACGGATATGAACTATGTTGCAGAGACCTTAACCGGCTGGACTAGATCGGAAGCCATCGGAGAACCTATCGAAAGGGTTTTCAGAATTGTTAACGCGAGAACCAAAAGAAGAATGCGAAATTCTTTGGATATACTTACCCCTAAAGAAAAAAATATGGGCCTCGAAAACCAAGTATTACTTATTTCTAAATCCGGTTCTGAACATAGGGTCGCAGAAAGTTCAGCCCCCATCCTTTCTGAAAAAGGATACACCATTGGTTCCGTTTTGGTATTCAGAGATATCTCAAAAGAATATAGCCTACTGGAGAATATTAAAGAAAGTGAATCTAGATTTAAGATTGTAGCGAATGCTGCACCTGTTATGATCTGGGTTTCCGGACTAGATAAAAAATGTAATTGGTTCAACCAAACCTGGCTAAACTTTACCGGAAGAACCATGGAGCAAGAACTTGGTGATGGCTGGGCAGAAGGTGTACATCCAAACGATTTAGAAGAATGTATACAGATCTATTCCAGTCATTTCGACGAAAGACAACCTTTCAGCATGACCTACCGTATAAAAAACAAAAATGGGGACTGGAGATGGATCCAAGACAATGGTCTCCCGATCACTAACGAATCAGGAATTTTTACCGGCTTTATCGGTTCCTGCGTCGATATCACAGAAGCGAAAGAAGCTTTAGAAACCTTGGCAAAAGACCTTCACGAAAGAGAATATCTTTATAAGGAACTCCAACATAGGGTCAAAAACAGCATGAGTATGATCAGCTCTATCGTAGAGATAGAAGCATCCAGATCTTCAGATGCTAAGTTAGAAAATACTTTAGAAAATTTAGTAAATCGTATCCATTCTGTCGGAAATTTGTATGAGATGTTATATACTTCCGACAATTCCCATTCTGTACGACTAGATCGTTATATCCAAAAGATTACAGAAAATCTATTGAATGCTTTCCAAGAAAAAACGAATGGGATCGCTCTGCAATTGGATCTAAAAGATCTAGAAATAGATGTGAAAAGTGCAATTCCTCTCGGACTTATTTTAAATGAGCTAGTTACTAATATTTTCAAATATGCGTTTCCTAAAAAACAGGAAGGAAAAATTTCCATCCGACTTTTTAAGGAGGACTCTTGGGTAACTCTAGTTGTCTCAGACAATGGAGTGCCTTTTCCTAAAGGATTTCGTATGGATTATTCTCCAGGTTTAGGACTCCAACTTGTGAATATGTTAGTTGATCAGTTGAAAGGAAACATTCAATGGAAATTGAATGGAGAGAAAGAAGTTTCGATCCGATTCTGCAACAAAGAAGAACACTCCGATCAATTTTCATTCGTAAAATCTTAG
- a CDS encoding alpha/beta fold hydrolase codes for MDQTLARKVNPKPRRKGGGYAVGAEDIYIFPLSESTNLFLQKVWTAFVNKMVSMTLPNGKPVFQYAIFEAIQDKNLKIVASATHFRMKQVTDRIGLQSIEDFIRNTIPISIQDPGNLSAKYLREAILSVEKKARPEVYFHSLDDDRVHPNLKQLLTKTMNYAAGIPLFVKGFPIGMLWGIRRDNMSPEQEEEVRQQLYSLYDVVDFVISKEMGLKGDPYYARKNIEKSDLHSRAKHLFYTRGFGQDEPVTTIVFDSHTYQRSYRLDASFLIPSGDGYSVSLKRFEPKDKNDTGKNLLLIPGFFCRRSVMDKVARELSLRHGYRVFSMDMRGRSRRTLPLFGIREGWTVDDFIQEDFPAVLNWIKENFPNEQLVVVGHSMGGMIPRFYCSAYEEIVKRKTNPLVPLTRPDEFISGIVSITSPNFVRLQAQIPGLDILKMGLKLVPSKTISDFLFDLTSFSLQTTLPTVDLNKFFKFLLGLHSSLRAVSFDLHAKVVNLRDFVGYKQISPPEWYFLIEDIFCEESTKVVLQFLRSQLSQDRSFLSYDGTLDYTALQKNLQIPLFSVLGSVDKVVPSETIENDLAALPHKKNKILSYEQGHLGIVFHMPVVKEMCSEIDSWIKGLDST; via the coding sequence ATGGACCAGACCCTAGCCCGAAAGGTCAACCCCAAGCCCCGCAGGAAAGGGGGCGGTTATGCGGTAGGTGCCGAAGACATCTATATCTTCCCACTTTCCGAAAGTACGAATTTATTTCTTCAAAAAGTTTGGACTGCATTCGTAAACAAGATGGTCTCCATGACCCTTCCGAATGGAAAACCTGTATTCCAGTATGCAATTTTTGAGGCGATCCAAGATAAAAATCTGAAGATCGTCGCATCTGCCACTCATTTCAGAATGAAACAGGTGACTGATAGAATCGGTCTCCAAAGTATCGAAGATTTTATTCGAAATACAATTCCGATCTCGATCCAGGATCCAGGAAATCTGTCCGCCAAATATTTGAGAGAAGCAATCCTCTCTGTGGAAAAAAAGGCAAGACCCGAAGTCTATTTCCATAGCTTGGACGATGATAGAGTCCATCCCAACTTAAAGCAGCTTCTTACTAAAACAATGAACTATGCCGCGGGAATTCCTTTATTCGTAAAAGGTTTTCCGATCGGTATGTTATGGGGTATCCGCAGGGATAATATGAGTCCCGAGCAGGAAGAAGAAGTCAGACAACAATTGTACAGTCTTTACGATGTAGTGGACTTTGTGATCTCCAAGGAGATGGGCCTAAAAGGAGATCCATATTATGCACGTAAGAATATAGAAAAGTCGGATCTCCATTCCAGGGCAAAACATCTCTTCTATACCAGGGGTTTCGGCCAAGATGAACCCGTCACAACTATAGTATTCGATTCTCATACCTACCAAAGATCTTATAGGCTTGATGCGAGTTTTCTCATTCCTTCCGGAGACGGATACTCTGTTAGTTTGAAACGTTTCGAACCGAAAGATAAGAATGATACCGGTAAAAACCTTCTTCTTATCCCTGGCTTCTTTTGCAGAAGGTCCGTAATGGACAAGGTGGCCAGAGAGTTATCACTCCGCCACGGTTATAGGGTTTTCTCCATGGATATGCGGGGAAGATCCAGAAGGACCCTTCCTCTTTTCGGAATCCGAGAAGGCTGGACTGTGGACGATTTTATCCAAGAGGACTTTCCAGCCGTTCTAAACTGGATCAAAGAGAATTTTCCGAATGAACAATTGGTGGTGGTCGGTCATAGTATGGGGGGAATGATCCCTCGCTTCTACTGCTCCGCATATGAAGAGATCGTAAAAAGAAAAACGAATCCTCTTGTTCCACTCACTCGTCCGGATGAATTTATCTCAGGAATTGTTTCCATCACCTCTCCGAATTTTGTGAGACTCCAGGCACAAATCCCAGGTTTGGACATTCTTAAAATGGGACTGAAGCTTGTTCCTTCTAAAACAATCTCTGATTTTCTTTTCGATCTGACTTCTTTCTCTCTGCAAACAACTCTTCCTACAGTAGACCTGAATAAATTTTTTAAATTTCTCTTAGGACTACATTCTTCTTTGAGAGCTGTATCTTTCGATCTGCATGCGAAAGTTGTAAACCTGAGAGACTTCGTGGGATACAAACAAATATCTCCTCCTGAATGGTATTTTCTGATCGAAGATATTTTCTGCGAAGAATCCACAAAAGTAGTTCTCCAGTTCCTCAGATCTCAATTGAGTCAGGACAGATCTTTTCTTTCCTACGACGGAACTTTGGATTATACCGCGCTCCAAAAAAATTTGCAGATCCCACTTTTTTCCGTTTTAGGTTCGGTGGACAAAGTGGTCCCGAGTGAAACAATCGAGAACGATCTTGCTGCACTTCCTCACAAAAAAAATAAGATTCTTTCTTACGAACAGGGTCACTTAGGTATCGTTTTCCACATGCCGGTCGTGAAGGAAATGTGCTCCGAAATTGACTCCTGGATCAAAGGATTGGACTCGACTTGA
- a CDS encoding HEAT repeat domain-containing protein has translation MSLTEELRNSKKKTANYSKQANNQLKNFRVFSKTKKGFISLGSIYALSLAICFLSFNQISSKEAPPKPKYTEEQIRKKKEILYQILKYGTTKERASALRELEDFPKEEAGELYDQVGVILSKDPDWSMKIYALRISGILKLTQFEDKIIALLKYDQQDVQKEAVYVVKKLKFDSGIPVLTELLKSQDFTKNTNFLIALIETLAEFPQANEAFSVLEARFQEKFNDPEVRAQIALYFGKVKKSSIENVLIATVKDEKEPITLRAYSVNALGKIKSEAAITPLRELLEKIRALKSKTDIQDYQALKIHTITALVSLGDKEIIEELYSFARDDDAMVRLRAIKHLAETEDPAVIEILEYKAQRDPSEKVKRAAQNALDQLRKKLDPNFVPTNTDKPAKDTSTRKAGGSSSSSSSRRSRPGSGTSGGEGSNPVPLSGEGSSSSGGGGSSSSGGSSGGGKPGGGESEDLENE, from the coding sequence ATGAGCTTAACAGAAGAATTAAGGAACTCGAAGAAGAAAACCGCAAACTACAGCAAACAGGCGAATAACCAGCTGAAAAATTTCCGCGTTTTTTCCAAAACCAAAAAAGGATTCATTTCCCTCGGAAGCATTTATGCCCTTTCGCTTGCCATTTGTTTTCTTTCCTTCAATCAAATTTCTTCCAAAGAAGCCCCACCTAAGCCTAAATATACGGAAGAACAGATTCGCAAAAAGAAAGAAATTCTCTACCAGATCCTAAAATACGGGACCACAAAAGAAAGAGCTAGTGCCCTAAGAGAACTCGAAGATTTTCCAAAAGAAGAAGCAGGAGAATTATACGATCAGGTTGGAGTGATCCTTTCCAAGGACCCTGATTGGTCTATGAAGATCTATGCACTTCGAATTTCCGGAATTCTAAAACTCACCCAATTCGAAGATAAGATCATCGCATTATTAAAATATGACCAACAAGACGTCCAAAAGGAAGCGGTCTATGTAGTCAAAAAACTCAAATTTGATTCTGGAATTCCTGTTTTGACGGAACTACTCAAAAGCCAGGACTTCACTAAAAATACGAATTTTCTAATCGCACTCATCGAAACCTTGGCAGAATTTCCTCAGGCAAATGAAGCATTCTCCGTATTAGAAGCAAGGTTCCAGGAGAAGTTTAACGATCCGGAAGTAAGAGCCCAGATCGCACTCTATTTCGGAAAAGTCAAAAAGTCATCGATCGAGAATGTCCTGATCGCAACAGTAAAAGACGAAAAAGAACCGATTACACTTCGAGCCTATTCGGTAAATGCTCTAGGAAAAATCAAATCGGAAGCTGCAATCACTCCACTTAGAGAACTTCTGGAAAAAATCCGTGCATTAAAATCCAAAACCGATATCCAGGATTACCAAGCACTGAAGATACATACGATCACTGCCCTCGTTTCCTTAGGCGATAAGGAAATTATAGAAGAATTATATTCGTTTGCAAGAGACGACGATGCAATGGTTCGACTTCGCGCCATCAAACATTTGGCGGAAACGGAAGACCCGGCAGTTATCGAAATTTTAGAATATAAGGCACAAAGGGATCCTAGTGAAAAAGTAAAACGCGCTGCTCAAAACGCGTTAGATCAACTTCGCAAAAAACTAGATCCTAATTTTGTACCTACAAACACAGACAAACCCGCAAAGGATACCAGCACACGAAAAGCTGGTGGATCCAGCTCCAGTTCTTCTTCCAGAAGATCCAGACCGGGTAGCGGAACTAGTGGTGGAGAAGGTTCTAATCCAGTTCCATTAAGCGGAGAAGGTAGCTCTTCTTCTGGTGGTGGAGGATCTTCCAGTTCCGGAGGTTCTTCTGGAGGAGGAAAACCGGGTGGCGGAGAGTCAGAGGACCTGGAAAACGAATAG
- a CDS encoding MFS transporter produces MRKQSFILILTVFIDMMGFSLIFPIFPETLNHFLAQAGDPVLDLLAGWTSRILDGRTSDWKLFVALFGGIVASLYSILQFLFSPIWGKLSDSTGRRPVLVFTCTGSFLGYLVWLFSGSFSLFVLSRLITGLMGGNVSVATAAMADSTSEQDRTKGMGMVGAGIGLGFIAGPSIGGILAHTDPSYLLPFLPLDKMTIFPSVALMATAASFVNLLLILFRFRETLPHNLRKKPEGRIHPALGVFDLGSKEIMYLGFLNLYFLLFFSGFEFSLNFYLDQFLGYKPVSIGYTFVYIGLIIVFVQGGIIRRISGKVAEKKVGLLASVFLILGFSFLYFSSASVIASEQSTFLLFVSLTFLAMGSAFLNPTVSSMVSLFSSPSEQGKNLGILRSLGSFGRGISPILFSVVYSQKGPQISFLVSGILSFIFLGLFLFVKQPVTKN; encoded by the coding sequence ATGAGGAAACAATCCTTCATATTAATACTTACAGTCTTCATTGACATGATGGGATTTTCCCTCATCTTTCCTATCTTTCCGGAAACATTAAATCATTTCTTAGCTCAGGCAGGAGATCCTGTCTTAGATCTTTTGGCCGGTTGGACTTCCCGCATTTTGGACGGAAGAACAAGTGACTGGAAACTTTTCGTGGCTCTTTTCGGTGGGATCGTAGCGAGTTTATATTCTATTCTTCAATTTTTGTTCTCTCCTATTTGGGGAAAACTTTCAGACAGCACAGGGAGACGACCAGTTTTAGTTTTTACATGCACTGGAAGTTTTTTAGGATACCTTGTTTGGTTATTCTCCGGAAGTTTTTCCTTATTCGTTCTCTCCAGATTAATTACCGGTCTTATGGGTGGGAACGTTTCGGTGGCAACTGCTGCAATGGCTGACTCCACTTCGGAGCAGGATCGTACAAAAGGAATGGGAATGGTAGGAGCCGGAATCGGTCTTGGATTTATTGCGGGTCCTTCTATCGGGGGAATTTTAGCTCATACGGATCCTTCTTACCTTCTTCCTTTTTTACCCTTGGATAAGATGACAATCTTCCCTTCCGTTGCCTTAATGGCGACCGCTGCATCTTTCGTTAACTTGCTATTAATACTTTTCAGATTCAGAGAAACTCTTCCTCACAATTTGCGTAAAAAACCGGAAGGAAGAATCCATCCTGCTTTAGGAGTTTTTGATCTTGGCTCCAAAGAGATCATGTATTTGGGTTTTTTGAATTTATATTTTCTTCTATTCTTTTCCGGATTCGAATTCTCTTTGAACTTCTATCTGGATCAGTTTTTAGGTTATAAACCGGTAAGTATAGGTTATACTTTCGTTTATATCGGACTGATTATAGTATTCGTACAAGGTGGGATCATTCGCAGGATAAGCGGCAAGGTCGCTGAAAAAAAAGTAGGACTTCTCGCCTCCGTATTTCTGATATTAGGATTTTCTTTCTTATATTTTTCGAGTGCTTCCGTAATCGCTTCCGAACAATCCACATTCTTATTATTCGTGTCTTTGACATTCTTAGCAATGGGGAGCGCATTTTTAAATCCTACAGTCTCATCTATGGTATCCTTATTCTCTTCTCCAAGTGAACAGGGAAAAAATTTGGGAATTTTAAGAAGTTTAGGATCTTTCGGAAGAGGGATTTCGCCTATCTTATTCAGCGTAGTATATTCCCAAAAAGGACCTCAGATCTCTTTCTTGGTTTCAGGGATCTTAAGTTTTATATTCTTAGGTCTATTCCTGTTTGTAAAACAGCCTGTTACTAAGAATTAA
- a CDS encoding bifunctional nuclease domain-containing protein, translating into MDLLEATIYNISLTNVGFAVFLKAKDDSDQRVVPIFIGPLETHSITSVLEGTKPPRPMTHDLMTILLTTLGVQIVKIAIEEIIDNTFYAKITLRKDEELIVLDARPSDSIALALRANAPIYLAKKVIEEAGIVMKDDEIPGETIGKEKISQLPKSQLEILQDSLDNALKAEDYETAAKIRDQIRKLLENPS; encoded by the coding sequence ATGGATCTTTTGGAAGCGACCATATATAATATCTCTCTCACGAACGTGGGCTTTGCCGTATTTTTAAAGGCAAAAGACGATTCGGATCAGAGGGTCGTTCCGATTTTTATCGGTCCTCTTGAAACCCATTCCATCACTTCGGTTTTAGAAGGTACCAAACCTCCTAGACCAATGACCCATGATCTGATGACAATTCTACTCACCACTCTGGGAGTGCAGATCGTAAAGATCGCGATCGAAGAGATCATTGATAATACTTTCTACGCAAAAATCACTCTACGCAAAGATGAAGAACTGATCGTGCTCGACGCTAGACCAAGTGATTCTATCGCGCTCGCTCTCCGTGCTAACGCTCCGATTTATCTGGCAAAAAAGGTCATCGAAGAAGCAGGGATCGTAATGAAAGACGACGAGATTCCTGGGGAAACCATCGGAAAAGAAAAAATTTCCCAATTGCCAAAGTCTCAGTTGGAGATCCTACAAGACTCTTTGGACAATGCTCTAAAAGCGGAAGATTATGAAACGGCCGCAAAGATTAGGGACCAGATCCGTAAACTTCTGGAAAACCCCTCCTAA
- a CDS encoding LIC_11959 family protein, with the protein MKQILLLSIILCLIPTSDGRRLDAEPAGNTYRGTITLQEPRALDIKETLTDSSPNYPETIKLYYQGLKENYVVFYDWNGHTLYYKYRDNKFDRRLRKYVSRLAAGAPYEVTGEYQGVFVFENKTIRRFKKKGEDTLADKKEKQSIPVFQLVKYRELILEEIIF; encoded by the coding sequence ATGAAACAAATCCTTCTCCTATCCATAATCCTTTGTTTGATACCTACATCGGATGGGAGAAGATTAGATGCAGAACCTGCAGGAAACACTTACCGAGGCACCATCACTCTACAAGAACCAAGAGCGCTGGATATAAAGGAAACCTTAACAGATTCTTCGCCCAATTATCCGGAAACAATCAAACTATATTACCAAGGTTTAAAGGAAAACTACGTAGTATTCTACGATTGGAACGGACATACTTTATATTATAAATACAGAGATAATAAATTTGATAGAAGATTAAGAAAATATGTTTCTAGATTGGCAGCCGGAGCACCTTACGAGGTCACGGGAGAATACCAAGGAGTATTCGTATTCGAGAATAAAACCATTCGAAGATTCAAAAAAAAAGGAGAAGATACACTTGCTGATAAAAAAGAAAAACAATCGATCCCGGTATTCCAACTAGTCAAATACAGAGAATTGATCTTAGAGGAAATCATCTTTTGA